The window TGCCCCGCCCGCAGCGGAAGAACACGTGCCGCGTCGGGTCGCGGGTGATGCGCTCCAGGCCCAGCACGCGCGCGTAGAAGTCCTCGGCGACGTCCAGGTCGTCCACGTAGATGCAGGTCTCCAGGATGCGATCGGCGCGCATGCTCCCTCCCCGGCGGCTCCCCCGCCCACGCAGGGTAGCCATTCGCCGCCGCCGGCGAAACCCCGCGACGCCCGATTCTCGGCCGGCCTACCGCCTCCGACCCGGCCAGCTGCAAAGCGACGCACCGCTCGGCTGGCCTACCGCCTCCGACCCGGCATGCTCGTAGCGGCACGGCCCGGACCTCTTCTCGCCGCGAGCGCATGGACCTCGGGGTGCACGGGGTGGCAAACGCGACCGGGCCCCTTTCTCGCCGCGAGCTTAGGAGCGCGAGCAGCGAGGAAGGGGCCCGGTTGCGTCTGCTACGCCGCTGGACCTAGAGTCGGTAGGCGAGCCGCAGCTGCACCAGATTCCCCGCCCCCACGTCTCCGCCCGTGTGCCCGTAGATCCCCTGCAGGGAGACCTCGCGGGAGAGGCGATAGCCGCCGTAGACGCGGACGTACGAGCTGCTCTGGTCGGCGAGAGCGCTCTCGGCCTCGACGCCCTCGTAGTTCCTCACGCCGAAGCCGAGTCCCAGGTCCAGCGCGTGGCCGAAGCGGCGCTGCAGATCCAGGCTCGGCACCTGCGTGCGGGTGAAGCGGCCGTCGGCGTAGGCGTAGCGCGCCTGGGCGTTCACGCCGCTGCCGGCGAGGTCCGTCACCGAGAGATCGCCGTTGAAGAACACCGGACGCTTGTCCTCGCTCTCCTTGTCGCGGTAGCCGACGCTCGCACCCACCGTGACCTGACGCGTGACGCGCAGCGACGCGCCGGCCTTCAGGCCCTGCTGCAGGGTGAGCGTGTAGAGGCTGTCGGGGATCTCCCGGTTGTAGAGGTCGCGCACGGGGTCCCAGCGGTCGTAGCTGAGGCGCAGGCGCAGGGCCGGCGTCACGCGGTAGATCACGCCCGCGTTCAGACGGCTCAGCGTGCTGCTCTCGCCCTGGGCCTCTTCGCGCCAGTCGCGATTCATGTCGAACTCCAGCGTCTGGTAGACGCTCAGCTGCTCGTACTGAATCGTGTTGCGCATGTTGATGAACTCGCGGCTGGCCACGTGGCCGTCGTACTGGCCCACCCAGCCCAGGCTGCCGCGGTAGCGGTTGTCGCCGAGCGCTCCGTCGTGGAAGAGCAGGTAGGCGCCGTAGGTCTGCTTGTCCTTGTCGAACGCGCTGTTGATGAGACCCGGCGTGTAGCCGCTCAGGGCGCCCGCGCTCCAGCGCGGACCGAAGTTGTACTGGAACTCGAGGCCGTCCCAGTTGCCGGCGCCGGGCAGATCGCCGTTGTAGAGACGTCCCGCCGACAGGCGATAGGGGAACTTCGGGCAGTTCCACACCAGCGCGGCCTCGTAGACGCGGTGCAGCCACTCGTCCTGCGGGCGCTCCTCGTCGATCTCGCGGCTGCGCTGGCTGTACTTGCTGCGCACGCGCAGGCGCAGGTCCAGGGGCCGTCCCCAGAGGTTGTCGCCGTCGATGTGCGCGGCGAAGGCCGGCTGGGTGAAGTCCTCGCCGGCCTCGCTGTCGTCGGTGAAGGACCGCCACTCGGCGGCCAGCGTGCCGTGGAGGTTGAGGCCGCCGTCGCCGTGCCCGGCCATGGCGAGCTTCGGCTTGCCGGTCTGGGGCAGATCGGTGGCGATGGGCGTCTCGCTGCGGTAGCCCACACGGTCGCCACTCGCGAAGGAGGCGGTGGAGGCGAGCACCGTGCAGGACGACGAATGCGTGGCCGCATACGCCACCTGCAGCGTGCCGATCTCCTGGCCGTCGCGCTGGACGGCCACCACGTCGCCCTCGCGCAGCCCGTCGGCCGCGCCACGGTCGATGTAGACCGAACTCGCGTTCACCACGAGGATGCCCCCGGTGCCGGCCACGGCCGGCAGAGCGAGAACGAGCAGCAGGGCGACGGCCCAGAGTGTGCGGCGCGTCATCGCGTCACCTCCCAGCGCTGGCCCCGGAGGCCGAGCGTATCGTGCCAGTCCGTGGGCTGATGGCAGTCCTCACAGGTCGTGGGGAAACCCAGATCCCGGTGATTGGGCGACGCGGCGTTGTAGTACTCCGCGTTGTGGCAGATGAAGCAGTCCGCCGGCAGGCCCGCGTAGGTGTTCGACGTGTGGCAGGCGTTGCAGTCCGCCGCCGCGTGCTGACCCACGCCGCCGGGGAAACCCGACGCGTTGTGCGAGTAGCTCGTCACGCCGGCGAAGGTCGTCGGCAGGTGGCACTCGGAGCAGTCCGTCGGGAAGCCGCCCGCGATGTGCGGCGGGTTGTTCGCGCGGTGGCAGGCGAGGCAGTCGTCCAGGGCCGGCGTCACCTGGCCCGGGCGGTGGCAGCTCGCGCAGTCCACGCCGATGTGCCCCGGCGTCGCCGCAAAGCTCACCGGATGCTCGAAGCGCGCCTCGCTCCAGAACATGTCGTTCACGGAGTGGCACTCCTGGCAGTCGGTGCCGAAGCCCAGCGCGCTGTGGTTCGGGCTCGCGGTGCCCAGGTAGTCGCCGCTGTGGCAGCCGATGCAGTCGGTGGGCAGGCCCGTGTACTCGTCGTGCTGGACGTTCGTGTGGCAGGCCTCGCAGTCCATCACCGCGTGGCGGCCCATGAGCGGGAAGCGCGTCTGCGTGTGCTCCACGAGGCGCGCGGTCGAGAGCGTCCAGTCGTGGGGCTCGTGGCACTTCGCGCAGTCGAAGCCCAGTTCGCCGCGGTGGTTGATGTCGCGGTGACAGTCCACGCACTGCACGCCGATGCGCGAGAAGCGCAGGTCCTGGTGGCAGTCGTCGCAGCTCGCGTTCTCGTGGTTGCCTACCAGCGCGAAGCCCGTCTCGGCCGCGTGGTCGAAACTGGGCTTGGCGAGGAGCTGATTGAAGGACGTGGGCTGGTGGCACTGCGCGCAGTCCATGTCGCGGCCGTGCGGCCCCTCGTGGCAGCCCGTGCAGCTGGCGCTGAGGCCGAGGAAGGTCTTCGTCTGGTCCTCGCGCGCGCTCACGCCCTGCATCGCCAGCGTGCTGTTGTGGCACTGGCGGCAGTCCAGCTTCGCGTGCGTGCCTGTGAGCGGGAAGCCCGTGGGGCTGTGATCGAAGCGGCGCATGCTGGGCTCGTCGCTCCAGAGCGCCAGCCGCTTGCCCGGCGCCTCGTGCTCGAGGTGGCACTCGCCGCAGTTCTTGCCGGCGACGATCACTTCATTGTAGTGGAAGCCGTGCTGGCCAGAGAGCTCGGTGTCGATGGCCTCGTGGCAAGACAGGCAGTTCGAGCGGTCGATCTCGGGCGGTCCGTCCGCCACGTGACAGCTCGTGCAGGAATCGTCACCGAGGACTCCCCGGTGCATGTCCTGCGCGAAGGCGCCGCCCGCCGCCAGGGCCAGGCAGAGCGCGGCAAGGAACAGTCGTTTCACGGTTTCTCCCCCGCGGCTTGAGCAGGTCGTCGCCGTCCGTGGCGTCCCGCGGACGGCGCTTCCCGACCGTCGCCGAGACTACCCAAAGCGTCCCCGTCTGAGAAGGGGTAATTTCGGGTCAGGCTGGCGGGTTTAAGGTCGGCCGTTGCGGTAGAGAGCTTTAGGTGAATCTGACGCGCTCTGAGGGCGGGTACAAACGAAACGGGCGCCGTCGCCGGCGCCCGTCCCGCTGCACTTCTCGTCGTCGTGCTAGCCCATGTGCTTCACGATGGCCTCGCCGAACTCGCTGCACTTGAGGAGCTGCGAGCCGTCCATGAGGCGCTCGAAGTCGTAGGTCACCGTCTTGGCGGCGATGGCCCCGGCCAGACCCTTCTCGATCAGGTCGGCCGCCTCCTGCCAGCCCATGTACTCGAACATCAGCTTGCCGCTCAGGATCACGCTGCCCGGGTTGACCTTGTCCTGGTTCGCGTACTTGGGCGCGGTGCCGTGCGTGGCCTCGAAGACGGCGTGGCCGGTGTGGTAGTTGATGTTCGCCCCGGGCGCGATGCCGATGCCCCCCACCTCGGCGGCCAGCGCGTCGCTGATGTAGTCGCCGTTGAGGTTCATTGTGGCGATCACGTCGTACTCGGCGGCGCGGGTGAGGATCTGCTGCAGGAAGGCGTCGGCGATGACGTCCTTCACCAGCAGCTTGCCCGCCGCCATCGCCGTCGCCTGGGCGCGGTTGGCGGCCTCGGCGCCGTCGCGGGCGGCGATCTCGTCGTACTCGGCCCAGGTGAAGGTCTGCTTGCCGAACTCACGCCGCGCGAGGTCGTAGCCCCAGTTCTTGAAGGCGCCCTCGGTGAACTTCATGATGTTGCCCTTGTGCACGAGCGTCAGGCTCTTGCGGCCGTGCTCGAGGGCGTAGCGGATCGCCGCCTCCACCAGGCGCTCGGTGCCCTCACGGCTCACGGGCTTGATGCCCAGGCCGCTGCTGTCCGGGAAGCGCACCTTCGTGACGCCCAGCTCCTTCTGCAGGAACTCCATCAGCTTCTTCGCCTCGGGGGTGCCCGCCTCCCACTCGACGCCGGCGTAGATGTCCTCGCTGTTCTCACGGAAGATCACCATGTTGACGTCCTGCGGGCGCTTCACCGGGCTCGGCACGCCGGGGTACCACTTCACCGGGCGCAGGCAGACGTAGAGGTCGAGCTGCTGGCGCAGCGCCACGTTGAGGCTGCGAATTCCGCCGCCCACCGGCGTGGTCAGGGGACCCTTGATGGCCACCAGGTACTTGCGCACGGCGTTCAGGGTGTCCTCGGGCAGCCACTCGCCGAACTGCGAGTGGCTCTTGTCGCCCGCGAAGACCTCGAACCAGTGGATCTTGCGCTTGCCGCCGTAGGCCTTCTCCACCGCGGCGTCGAAGACGCGCTGGCTGGCGCGCCAGATGTCGGGGCCGGTGCCGTCGCCCTCGATGAAGGGCAGGATGGGATGGTTGGGCACGCGCAGGCTGCCGTCGGGGCCCAGGGTGATGGCCTCGCCCGTGGTCGGCGGGCTGACTTGCTTGAAGTCGATCATGTGCTGCTCCTGATCTGGAGGGACGGCCCCGAGCGGAGCCCCGAGTGGGGATTGTCGATAACACCGCTATGATACTCGCTTCGGGACGCGCCGCAAGTCGCGCGGGCGTCCGGGCGAGGACCTTTGCGGCCCAGGCCCCGTGCGGCTTTGCTATATCGTCGCTATTTCGACTTCTCGGCGTCGGCGAGGGGCACGCCCAGGGTCATGCAGGCCGCCAGCAGGTCCCGGGGCCGGGGGAAGCGCTTGCGCAGGGCGCGCCGGCCCAGGCGACCGCGGTAGGCCAGCAGCAGGAGACGTCCCTCGAGGCCCTGTCCCGCCCGCTCGCGGAAGCGCCGGCGCTGCTCCTTGCCGTTGAGCTCGGCGAAGCCGGGCTGCGTCTTGAGGATCTTGGCCATCACGCGGCTGCGCTTGCCCAGCACCTCCAGCAGGATGTCCAGGCTCGCCTCGGCACGCCGCCGGAAGCGGTGCAGGCGCTCGCGCCGCTCGGCGAGGCCGGGCGGCAGGTCGTGGCGGCCGTCGATGTCCTCGAGCAGCGTGTCGAGCTCGGTCCAGGTCAGGTCGGCCTGGGCGTCGGGGTCGTAGGCGCGCAGGTCGGCGAAGTCCTTGCGCTGGGCCTGCCAGTAGCGCTTGCCGGCCGGCACGCTGTGCAGCGCGAAGTCGGGCAGCGTGAGGCCGGTGAGACGTCCCCCGCGCACGCAGCCCGTGTCGAGGCACCAGACGCGATCCGCGTAGACGAAGGGCTGCCCGTTCTGCAGGTAGTCGAGGTGGCCGACCACGAGGGGCTTCGGACCGTCGTAGAGCTCGTACCAGGGCCGCGCGTGCTGCTCCCAGATCCGCTCGAGGCCGCCGGGCAGGCCCGTGAGGATGTCCGGCCGCTGCTTCGCCGCCGGCACACCGGCCTCCCAGTAGGCGTGGACCACCGTGGCCTCGCGCAGCTCACGGCGCCGGCGGAGACGTCCCATGGCCGTCACCGCCTCCTGGTAGTCCGCCGCGCTCCACTGCAGCCGCGCCACCTCGTGGGCGAAGCCCAGCGGCACGTTGCCGCGGCGCGCCTCCAGGTGGCGCTCCTCGTGGTTGCCGCGGATGCTCGCGGCGTTCGGCGTCTGGCGGAAGAAGTCGAGCACGCGCGGCGAGTCGGGTCCCCGGTTGACGAGATCGCCCACCGCGAGGATCAGATCCCGTTCGCCGGGGCCCACCTTGTCC of the Candidatus Latescibacterota bacterium genome contains:
- the icd gene encoding NADP-dependent isocitrate dehydrogenase, whose translation is MIDFKQVSPPTTGEAITLGPDGSLRVPNHPILPFIEGDGTGPDIWRASQRVFDAAVEKAYGGKRKIHWFEVFAGDKSHSQFGEWLPEDTLNAVRKYLVAIKGPLTTPVGGGIRSLNVALRQQLDLYVCLRPVKWYPGVPSPVKRPQDVNMVIFRENSEDIYAGVEWEAGTPEAKKLMEFLQKELGVTKVRFPDSSGLGIKPVSREGTERLVEAAIRYALEHGRKSLTLVHKGNIMKFTEGAFKNWGYDLARREFGKQTFTWAEYDEIAARDGAEAANRAQATAMAAGKLLVKDVIADAFLQQILTRAAEYDVIATMNLNGDYISDALAAEVGGIGIAPGANINYHTGHAVFEATHGTAPKYANQDKVNPGSVILSGKLMFEYMGWQEAADLIEKGLAGAIAAKTVTYDFERLMDGSQLLKCSEFGEAIVKHMG
- a CDS encoding metallophosphoesterase codes for the protein MATLIIGDIHGCWAELQALLDKVGPGERDLILAVGDLVNRGPDSPRVLDFFRQTPNAASIRGNHEERHLEARRGNVPLGFAHEVARLQWSAADYQEAVTAMGRLRRRRELREATVVHAYWEAGVPAAKQRPDILTGLPGGLERIWEQHARPWYELYDGPKPLVVGHLDYLQNGQPFVYADRVWCLDTGCVRGGRLTGLTLPDFALHSVPAGKRYWQAQRKDFADLRAYDPDAQADLTWTELDTLLEDIDGRHDLPPGLAERRERLHRFRRRAEASLDILLEVLGKRSRVMAKILKTQPGFAELNGKEQRRRFRERAGQGLEGRLLLLAYRGRLGRRALRKRFPRPRDLLAACMTLGVPLADAEKSK